A genome region from Brooklawnia propionicigenes includes the following:
- the cobI gene encoding precorrin-2 C(20)-methyltransferase encodes MSEAAQPTTRPHILFGIGVGPGDPELITVKAVNALRHCERILVPATEASGSGAGRAETIVLAACPDVAERIVRIPFSMADRTGVTKRRAASWQASADQAVASFDAGATTIGFATIGDPSVYSTFSYLASSVREKVADLRVEVIPGITAMQALAAASRTPLVEGDEVLALVPLKRGIEPLLKVAEVADTCVVYKAGRYLPELRAHLAEIGDDAVAGIDVGLPAEQISAVSELDSAPYFTSVLWPAKRGGRGERL; translated from the coding sequence TTGAGCGAAGCCGCCCAGCCCACGACGCGCCCCCACATCCTCTTCGGCATCGGGGTCGGCCCCGGTGATCCCGAACTCATCACCGTCAAAGCGGTCAACGCGCTGCGCCACTGTGAACGCATCCTGGTGCCCGCCACCGAAGCGAGCGGCTCCGGCGCCGGACGAGCCGAGACGATCGTGCTCGCCGCCTGCCCCGACGTGGCCGAGCGCATCGTGCGTATTCCGTTCTCGATGGCCGACCGCACCGGTGTGACGAAACGGCGCGCCGCCTCGTGGCAGGCCTCGGCAGATCAGGCCGTGGCCTCGTTCGATGCTGGTGCCACGACCATCGGCTTCGCAACCATCGGGGACCCGTCGGTCTACTCCACCTTCAGCTATCTGGCCTCATCGGTGCGCGAGAAGGTTGCTGATCTGCGGGTCGAGGTCATCCCCGGCATCACCGCCATGCAGGCGCTGGCCGCGGCCAGCCGCACCCCGCTGGTCGAAGGCGACGAGGTGCTGGCGCTCGTCCCGCTCAAGAGGGGCATCGAGCCACTGCTGAAGGTCGCCGAGGTGGCCGACACCTGCGTGGTGTACAAGGCCGGACGCTATCTGCCCGAGTTGCGGGCGCATCTGGCCGAGATCGGCGACGACGCCGTAGCAGGAATCGACGTCGGGCTGCCCGCGGAGCAGATCAGCGCGGTCAGTGAACTGGACAGCGCCCCCTACTTCACCAGCGTGCTGTGGCCGGCCAAGCGTGGCGGACGAGGAGAACGGCTGTGA
- a CDS encoding AMP-binding enzyme: protein MNPLNSVNPTADTPVDVAAAIEPVAAFWAAHAARRPIAVHSSGTTGQSRTIVRSTASWVDSFGLAAARLDLSSAGRFYIPGPLSATMNLFAACLADAAGASWSPDPAGATHCTLTPSGLGRALGSGLLSPGLVVLVAGDGLHDNLRDEARAQGLRVEHYYGATELSLVAWGSCRSDLRLFDRVEARIIDGRIWVRSPWLSDGPAPGTPVGSWQRSADGFAGIGDHGRLDGDRLHVQGRDGAITTGGATVELAPLTDRLRAAAGGEVYLVGIPHPVVGQVLGCAVTRPDDVERLRAWSQRNLGPAERPRAWAVVEQPPLTAAGKIDTSALAALIRGHHATSKEQHS from the coding sequence ATGAATCCCTTGAACAGTGTTAACCCGACCGCCGATACGCCGGTCGATGTGGCTGCCGCAATCGAGCCGGTCGCGGCGTTCTGGGCCGCGCATGCGGCGCGGCGACCGATCGCCGTGCACAGCTCGGGGACCACCGGCCAATCCCGCACGATCGTGCGCAGCACCGCCTCCTGGGTGGATTCGTTCGGCCTCGCCGCGGCGCGGCTCGACTTGTCGTCCGCCGGCAGGTTCTACATCCCGGGACCGCTCAGCGCGACCATGAACCTGTTCGCCGCCTGCCTCGCCGACGCCGCCGGGGCGTCGTGGTCGCCGGATCCTGCCGGGGCTACGCATTGCACGCTGACTCCGTCCGGGCTTGGGCGGGCCCTGGGTTCTGGGCTCTTGTCTCCTGGGCTCGTGGTGCTGGTCGCCGGCGACGGGCTGCACGATAACCTGCGGGACGAGGCTCGTGCGCAGGGACTGCGGGTTGAGCACTACTACGGCGCGACCGAACTCTCGCTGGTGGCGTGGGGCAGCTGCCGTTCGGATCTGCGGCTGTTCGACCGGGTCGAGGCGCGAATCATCGACGGACGCATCTGGGTACGTTCGCCGTGGCTGTCCGACGGCCCGGCCCCCGGCACTCCGGTGGGATCGTGGCAGCGTTCGGCGGACGGCTTCGCCGGCATCGGCGATCACGGCCGGCTGGACGGCGACCGGCTGCACGTCCAGGGGCGCGATGGCGCCATCACGACCGGTGGCGCGACCGTCGAGCTTGCCCCGTTGACAGACCGGCTGCGGGCCGCTGCCGGCGGCGAGGTCTATCTAGTGGGGATCCCGCATCCGGTGGTGGGCCAGGTGCTGGGCTGCGCGGTCACCCGTCCCGACGATGTCGAGCGGCTGCGCGCCTGGTCACAGCGCAATCTCGGCCCGGCCGAGCGTCCGCGGGCTTGGGCAGTGGTCGAACAGCCACCCCTGACCGCCGCCGGCAAGATCGATACTTCAGCCCTGGCGGCTTTGATCCGCGGGCACCACGCGACTTCGAAGGAACAGCACTCATGA
- a CDS encoding thiolase family protein: protein MSSSPVIIDAVRTPIGTEHGSLKNVTVDQLVTPLIAELAARCPEPAAISQVILGNLRGPGGNLARYCALDAGLPQQVTGLTVDQQCGAGLAAVECARGALALNPGFILAGGAQSASTQPRTFWPAASADAPGGLEEFTRAPFVPERFDDPGMGLAADLLAEECGIGRARQDAYAARSHQRAVHSIDAGVFDDEIVPIAGVTTDERPRRGFTQQRLARFRPVFRPGGTVTAANACGVNDGASLVLMTDAHTHARLGIGGLRILDLVTVGGTPARPGIGVVPAVRRLYERTGLGPDDFEVVECNEAFAGQILACLDEIGIPDERNCVQGGALALGHPWAATGAVLLTRIFTQLVREGRGGRGLAAIAIAGGMGAAIAVEAC, encoded by the coding sequence ATGAGCAGCAGTCCGGTCATCATCGATGCCGTGCGCACGCCGATCGGCACCGAGCACGGCAGCCTGAAGAATGTGACAGTCGATCAGCTGGTGACACCGCTGATCGCCGAACTCGCCGCCCGCTGTCCCGAGCCGGCCGCGATCAGCCAGGTCATCTTGGGAAACCTGCGCGGACCCGGCGGCAATCTGGCCCGCTACTGCGCGCTGGACGCCGGGCTGCCCCAGCAGGTGACCGGGCTGACCGTCGACCAGCAATGCGGGGCGGGGCTGGCCGCCGTCGAATGCGCCCGCGGTGCGCTGGCGCTCAATCCGGGGTTCATTCTGGCCGGCGGCGCGCAATCGGCATCGACGCAGCCGCGCACCTTCTGGCCGGCTGCCTCGGCCGATGCCCCGGGCGGCCTTGAGGAGTTCACCCGGGCGCCCTTCGTCCCGGAGCGCTTCGACGACCCGGGCATGGGGTTGGCCGCGGACCTGCTGGCCGAGGAATGCGGGATCGGCCGCGCGCGGCAGGATGCCTACGCGGCACGATCTCATCAGCGAGCGGTGCACTCGATCGATGCCGGGGTCTTCGACGACGAGATCGTGCCCATCGCCGGTGTCACCACGGACGAACGGCCGCGGCGAGGCTTCACCCAGCAGCGGCTGGCGCGTTTTCGTCCGGTCTTCCGGCCAGGCGGCACAGTGACCGCCGCGAACGCCTGTGGGGTCAACGACGGCGCGTCCCTGGTGCTGATGACCGACGCGCACACCCACGCCCGGCTCGGCATCGGCGGACTGCGCATCCTCGACCTGGTGACCGTCGGCGGCACTCCGGCGCGTCCGGGCATCGGCGTGGTGCCGGCCGTGCGAAGGCTCTACGAGCGCACGGGTCTTGGTCCCGACGACTTCGAGGTCGTGGAGTGCAACGAGGCGTTCGCAGGTCAGATCCTGGCCTGCCTGGACGAGATCGGCATCCCCGATGAGCGCAACTGCGTGCAGGGCGGCGCGCTGGCCCTCGGACATCCGTGGGCGGCCACCGGAGCCGTCCTGTTGACCCGGATCTT
- the cobM gene encoding precorrin-4 C(11)-methyltransferase: MIPPAGGEPGQGKVVFVGAGPGAADLITVRGARTIAAADIIIWASSLVNAEIVADHKPDALLVDSASASLEDITPLYERARDEGLLVARVHTGDPAIYGATAEQRELLRRLGIAYESIPGVSAFSAAAARSDVEITLPEVSQSLILTRLEGGRTPMPPRESVREFAAHGTTMALYLSAARSHTLQRELLAGGYPPDTPVIIGHQVTWPDEVMVRCRLDQLAATMKEHKFWKHTVILVGPALAETPLAKRSHLYHPGFRHEYRDADPVAARELAEKGAQA, from the coding sequence GTGATTCCACCGGCCGGCGGTGAACCCGGCCAGGGCAAGGTCGTCTTCGTCGGCGCCGGCCCGGGCGCAGCCGACCTGATCACCGTGCGCGGTGCCCGGACGATCGCGGCCGCCGACATCATCATCTGGGCGTCGTCCCTGGTCAACGCCGAGATCGTGGCCGACCACAAGCCGGACGCGCTGTTGGTCGACTCGGCGTCCGCCTCGCTCGAAGACATCACCCCCCTCTACGAGCGGGCCCGCGACGAGGGCCTGCTGGTCGCTCGCGTACACACCGGCGACCCGGCCATCTACGGCGCCACCGCCGAACAGCGCGAACTACTCCGCAGGCTCGGCATCGCCTACGAGTCGATTCCGGGTGTCTCGGCCTTCTCCGCCGCCGCAGCCCGCTCCGATGTCGAGATCACCTTGCCGGAGGTCTCGCAGTCGTTGATCCTCACCCGGCTGGAGGGCGGCCGCACGCCGATGCCGCCGCGCGAGAGTGTCCGCGAATTCGCCGCCCACGGCACCACGATGGCGCTCTACCTGTCCGCGGCGCGCAGCCACACCCTGCAGCGGGAGCTGCTGGCCGGCGGCTATCCGCCGGACACCCCGGTCATCATCGGCCACCAGGTGACCTGGCCCGACGAGGTGATGGTGCGCTGCCGGCTCGATCAGTTGGCCGCCACCATGAAAGAGCACAAGTTCTGGAAGCACACCGTGATCCTGGTCGGTCCCGCGCTGGCCGAAACCCCGCTGGCCAAGCGCAGCCATCTCTACCATCCCGGTTTCCGGCACGAGTACCGCGATGCCGACCCGGTCGCCGCGCGCGAACTTGCCGAGAAGGGCGCCCAGGCATGA